One part of the Oceanihabitans sp. IOP_32 genome encodes these proteins:
- the groL gene encoding chaperonin GroEL (60 kDa chaperone family; promotes refolding of misfolded polypeptides especially under stressful conditions; forms two stacked rings of heptamers to form a barrel-shaped 14mer; ends can be capped by GroES; misfolded proteins enter the barrel where they are refolded when GroES binds), whose amino-acid sequence MAKDIKFDIDARDGLKRGVDALANAVKVTLGPKGRNVIISRSFGAPQVTKDGVTVAKEIELEDAHENMGAQMVKEVASKTNDLAGDGTTTATVLAQAIVKEGLKNVAAGANPMDLKRGIDKAVTAITEDLEKQAKQVGNSSEKIKQVAAISANNDDTIGELIAQAFDKVGKEGVITVEEAKGMDTYVDVVEGMQFDRGYLSPYFVTDSDKMIADLENPYILLFDKKISNLQEILPILEPVAQSGRPLLIIAEDVDGQALATLVVNKLRGGLKIAAVKAPGFGDRRKAMLEDIAILTGGTVISEERGFTLENADLSMLGTAETVTVDKDNTTIVNGEGAADDIKARVNQIKAQIETTTSDYDKEKLQERLAKLAGGVAVLYVGAASEVEMKEKKDRVDDALHATRAAVEEGIVAGGGVALVRAISVLEKITTENLDEVTGIQIVARAIEAPLRTIVENAGGEGSVVINKVLEGKKDFGFDAKSETYVDMLTAGIIDPKKVTRVALENAASVAGMILTTECALIDIKEEAPAMPPMGGGGMPGMM is encoded by the coding sequence ATGGCAAAAGACATAAAATTTGATATAGATGCACGCGACGGATTAAAACGCGGTGTTGACGCATTGGCAAATGCAGTAAAAGTAACCTTGGGTCCAAAGGGACGTAACGTAATTATTAGCAGAAGTTTTGGCGCACCACAAGTCACTAAAGATGGGGTGACTGTAGCCAAAGAGATTGAGCTTGAAGATGCACATGAAAACATGGGCGCACAAATGGTTAAAGAAGTGGCGAGTAAAACCAACGATTTGGCTGGAGATGGTACAACAACTGCTACCGTTTTGGCGCAAGCTATCGTAAAAGAGGGCTTAAAAAACGTTGCCGCTGGTGCTAATCCAATGGATTTAAAACGCGGTATCGACAAAGCCGTTACGGCCATTACAGAAGATTTAGAAAAACAAGCCAAGCAAGTGGGTAATTCTTCTGAAAAAATTAAACAAGTTGCCGCTATTTCAGCTAATAACGATGATACCATTGGTGAGTTAATCGCTCAAGCTTTTGATAAGGTTGGTAAAGAAGGCGTGATTACTGTTGAAGAAGCTAAAGGTATGGACACTTATGTTGATGTTGTTGAAGGTATGCAGTTCGACAGAGGTTACCTATCGCCTTACTTTGTAACCGACTCTGATAAAATGATTGCCGATTTAGAAAATCCATACATTTTATTATTCGATAAAAAGATTTCTAACTTACAAGAAATTCTTCCAATTTTAGAGCCTGTAGCACAATCTGGCAGACCATTATTAATTATTGCTGAAGATGTTGACGGCCAAGCCTTAGCTACTTTAGTAGTTAATAAATTACGTGGCGGACTAAAAATTGCAGCTGTTAAAGCCCCTGGTTTTGGAGACCGTCGTAAAGCCATGCTTGAAGATATTGCCATTTTAACTGGTGGTACTGTAATTTCAGAAGAAAGAGGTTTCACTCTAGAAAATGCCGATTTAAGCATGTTAGGTACTGCCGAAACCGTAACGGTTGATAAAGACAACACTACTATTGTTAATGGTGAAGGCGCTGCCGATGATATTAAAGCCCGTGTAAACCAAATTAAAGCACAAATTGAAACCACAACTAGCGATTACGATAAAGAAAAGCTACAAGAACGTTTAGCGAAATTGGCTGGCGGTGTTGCGGTACTTTATGTTGGCGCAGCTAGTGAGGTTGAAATGAAAGAAAAGAAAGATCGTGTTGACGATGCTTTACACGCTACAAGAGCAGCCGTAGAAGAAGGTATTGTTGCCGGTGGTGGTGTTGCGCTAGTGAGAGCGATTTCAGTTTTAGAGAAAATAACTACCGAAAACCTAGATGAAGTTACAGGTATCCAAATTGTAGCGCGTGCTATTGAAGCTCCATTACGTACTATCGTAGAAAACGCTGGTGGAGAAGGTAGCGTAGTGATCAATAAAGTTTTAGAAGGCAAAAAAGATTTTGGTTTCGACGCCAAATCTGAAACTTATGTAGACATGCTTACCGCTGGTATTATCGATCCTAAAAAAGTAACCCGTGTTGCTTTAGAAAATGCGGCATCGGTTGCAGGAATGATATTAACTACAGAGTGTGCTTTAATCGATATTAAAGAAGAGGCTCCAGCTATGCCACCAATGGGCGGCGGCGGTATGCCAGGCATGATGTAA
- the groES gene encoding co-chaperone GroES — protein MSLNIKPLADRVVIEPAAAETKTASGIIIPDNAKEKPQKGQVVAAGKGTKDEPITVKVGDTVLYGKYAGTELKLEGKDYLIMRESDILAIV, from the coding sequence ATGAGCTTAAACATTAAACCATTAGCAGACAGAGTTGTTATAGAACCTGCTGCTGCTGAGACAAAAACAGCTTCAGGAATTATCATTCCAGATAACGCTAAAGAAAAACCACAAAAAGGACAAGTTGTTGCCGCAGGAAAAGGCACTAAAGACGAACCTATTACCGTGAAAGTTGGCGATACTGTTTTGTATGGTAAATACGCAGGAACCGAGCTTAAACTTGAGGGGAAAGATTATTTAATTATGCGCGAAAGCGACATCCTAGCTATTGTTTAA
- a CDS encoding PQQ-binding-like beta-propeller repeat protein produces MWSLENISLCVIGDYCFSRKKSNFKARNIETGEVLWDKTITDDFPESTGYKFLTVYNKVLVMAIKDTTLAGYDVDTGELLWSVKKTNNQNLLVDENGKLRGISITSYFETDIQTGVYRRVEFAPYEAFNEPGFFSSERDNFVIIDNHIITTDFYSNRIGAFNMETQQYDWFYTEENATGFPASRPIKYFEPYLCLIDNEDTLHIYELRKQEHV; encoded by the coding sequence TTGTGGAGCTTAGAGAATATTTCACTTTGTGTTATTGGTGATTACTGTTTCAGTAGAAAAAAATCAAATTTCAAAGCCCGCAACATAGAAACAGGAGAAGTTCTATGGGATAAAACTATAACCGATGACTTTCCTGAAAGCACAGGCTATAAATTTTTAACGGTTTATAATAAGGTATTAGTTATGGCAATAAAAGATACTACGCTAGCTGGATACGATGTAGATACGGGTGAGTTATTATGGTCTGTTAAGAAAACTAATAATCAAAATTTGTTAGTAGATGAAAATGGTAAGCTAAGAGGCATTTCTATTACAAGTTATTTTGAAACAGATATACAAACAGGTGTTTATCGTAGAGTAGAATTTGCCCCGTATGAAGCTTTTAACGAACCAGGTTTTTTCTCATCTGAACGCGACAATTTTGTAATCATAGACAACCATATAATCACTACCGATTTTTACAGCAACCGCATAGGTGCTTTTAATATGGAAACCCAACAGTATGATTGGTTCTATACCGAAGAAAATGCAACAGGTTTTCCTGCATCTAGACCCATTAAGTATTTTGAACCTTATTTATGCCTTATAGATAATGAAGATACCTTGCATATTTATGAACTTAGAAAACAAGAACACGTGTGA
- a CDS encoding RsmB/NOP family class I SAM-dependent RNA methyltransferase, giving the protein MRLHRNLCFAVIDGLTLIFNEGKYADKVIQQLLKRDKRWGARDRGFVAETTYDMVRWKRLYAEIADVKEPFDRDNLWRMFAVWATLKGIKLPDWKYFEGTPLRKIKGRFDELSKIRKYKESIPDWMDALGSEELGEALWSKEITALNQQANVILRVNTLKTTKEKLQEELFDLDIETDVLNHYPNALKLKERANVFSTEAFKKGHFEVQDASSQLVAEFLNVEPGMRVIDACAGAGGKTLHLAALMENKGQIIALDIYENKLNELKRRAKRNGAHNIENRVIDSTKVIKKLYDKADRVLIDAPCSGLGVLRRNPDAKWKLQPEFIEKIKGTQQDILQQYSRMVKVGGQLVYATCSILPSENQKQVERFLKSDAGEHFVLLKDKNVLAHQSGFDGFYMALLERKN; this is encoded by the coding sequence ATGCGATTACACAGAAATTTATGCTTTGCGGTTATTGATGGCTTAACCCTAATCTTTAACGAAGGAAAGTATGCCGATAAGGTGATACAACAACTTTTAAAACGCGACAAACGATGGGGCGCCCGCGACCGCGGTTTTGTTGCCGAAACCACTTACGATATGGTAAGATGGAAACGCTTATATGCCGAAATTGCCGATGTAAAAGAACCGTTTGATAGAGATAACCTATGGCGTATGTTTGCGGTTTGGGCCACCCTTAAAGGCATAAAACTCCCCGATTGGAAATATTTTGAAGGCACACCGTTACGTAAAATTAAGGGACGTTTTGATGAATTATCCAAAATAAGAAAATACAAAGAATCGATTCCAGATTGGATGGACGCTTTGGGTAGCGAAGAATTAGGCGAGGCCCTTTGGTCTAAAGAAATAACCGCACTTAACCAACAAGCCAATGTTATTTTAAGAGTAAATACCTTAAAAACAACCAAAGAAAAACTGCAAGAGGAATTATTTGATTTAGATATCGAAACCGATGTTTTAAACCATTATCCCAATGCTCTAAAGTTAAAAGAACGCGCCAACGTATTCTCTACCGAAGCCTTTAAAAAAGGCCATTTTGAAGTCCAAGATGCCTCTTCACAATTAGTAGCCGAGTTTTTAAATGTAGAACCTGGTATGCGTGTTATTGATGCCTGCGCTGGCGCTGGCGGAAAAACATTGCATTTGGCAGCCTTAATGGAAAACAAAGGGCAAATTATTGCTTTAGACATTTACGAAAATAAACTTAACGAATTAAAACGTCGCGCTAAAAGAAACGGCGCACATAACATTGAAAATCGTGTTATAGACTCCACAAAAGTCATCAAAAAATTATACGACAAGGCCGATCGTGTTTTAATTGATGCCCCGTGTTCTGGCCTAGGCGTTTTACGCAGAAATCCAGATGCCAAGTGGAAATTACAACCCGAGTTTATTGAAAAAATAAAAGGCACCCAACAAGATATCTTACAACAATATTCTAGAATGGTAAAAGTTGGCGGACAACTGGTTTATGCCACCTGCTCCATCTTACCGTCTGAAAACCAAAAACAAGTTGAAAGGTTTTTAAAATCTGATGCTGGTGAGCATTTCGTTTTATTAAAAGACAAAAACGTACTAGCACATCAATCTGGTTTTGATGGTTTTTATATGGCACTTTTAGAACGTAAAAACTAA
- a CDS encoding transposase — translation MDNYLELLKLILPEFLINHFDLVNSTKNGEVMHLYFEERNITPKEESKRELIAHGFHKQITIQDFPLRGNTVYLHVKRRRWLDKTTKQVVQRDWNLVAQGTRMTTEFAAFLKEISQY, via the coding sequence TTGGACAATTATCTAGAACTACTCAAACTTATTTTACCTGAATTTTTAATCAATCATTTTGATTTGGTAAATAGCACAAAAAATGGTGAAGTAATGCATCTTTACTTCGAAGAACGTAATATCACCCCTAAAGAAGAGTCTAAACGCGAGTTAATTGCTCATGGGTTTCATAAACAAATAACCATTCAAGATTTTCCGCTGAGAGGAAACACGGTCTATCTGCATGTAAAGCGGCGAAGATGGCTAGATAAAACCACTAAGCAAGTCGTACAAAGAGATTGGAATTTAGTAGCACAGGGAACACGAATGACCACCGAGTTCGCTGCTTTTTTAAAAGAAATTAGTCAATACTAG
- the purL gene encoding phosphoribosylformylglycinamidine synthase, with protein sequence MIHFFGNVNSKVFAVQTTKELSSETISKLVWLFGNQPKIDQASLDAFFVGPRAAMITPWSTNAVEITQNMGISDIIRIEEFEAVTKDFKAFDPMISEKYNGLNQKSFAVDIKPEPILNIKDIAAYNQQEGLALSDEEVDYLEGVAKKIGRPLTDSEVFGFSQVNSEHCRHKIFNGTFIIDGEEKPSSLFKLIKETSKQHPNTIVSAYKDNVAFVKGPKVEQFAPKRADVPEYYTTKDFDSVISLKAETHNFPTTVEPFNGAATGSGGEIRDRLAGGKGSLPLAGTAVYMTSYSRLEANRPWEKAFPERQWLYQTPIDILIKASNGASDFGNKFGQPLICGSVLTFEHDENSDGTKNPSEGTKRKLGYDKVIMQAGGIGYGKIEQALKDTPQKGDKIVILGGENYRIGMGGAAVSSADTGEFESGIELNAVQRSNPEMQKRAANAVRGMVESDENFIVSIHDHGAGGHLNCLSELVEDTGGLIDLDKLPVGDPTLSDKEIIGNESQERMGLVIAEKHIDTLKKIADRERSPMYTVGDVTNDHRFTFQSKTKGNKPMDLAMDDLFGSSPKTVMTDQTIKRHYKDVTYNSDNFYDYLDQVLQLEAVACKDWLTNKVDRCVGGKVAKQQCAGSLQIPLNNVGVMALDYKGKEGIATSIGHSPISGLINPIAGSRNSIAEALTNIIWAPLKDGLQSVSLSANWMWPCKNEGEDARLYEAVKAISEFAIDLGINVPTGKDSLSMKQKYPNEEVISPGTVIISAAAHCNDITQVIEPVFQKNAGSIYYINLSQDEFKLGGSSFAQILNKIGNETPNVKDAAYVKHVFNTIQELIKDEHIVAGHDVASGGLITTLLEMCFADNNLGAELDLTALNEKDSFKILFAENSGIVFQAKDASVETLLSEAKIDFFNIGKVTESDVLSIINQAEVFTMTVSRLRDVWYKTSFLLDQKQTANNLAEARFNNYKKQPLEYVFPKHFTGKLADVMASTTKPSVPNEQIAKTPASRNDVKRPKAAILREKGSNSEREMANAMYLAGFDVKDVHMTDLISGRETLEDIQFIGAVGGFSNSDVLGSAKGWAGAFKYNEKANTALKNFFAREDTLSVGICNGAQLWMELDLVNPEHDTHGKLTYNDSKKHESAFTSVKIQENHSVMLSSLAGSTLGVWISHGEGKFNLPYSEDKYHIVAKYGYESYPSNPNGSDFNTAMMCDKTGRHLVTMPHIERSTFQWNWAHYPQGRKDEVSPWLEAFVNARTWIENK encoded by the coding sequence ATGATTCACTTCTTTGGAAACGTAAATAGCAAAGTTTTTGCTGTTCAAACAACAAAAGAATTATCAAGCGAAACCATCTCTAAATTAGTATGGTTATTTGGCAATCAACCAAAAATAGATCAAGCATCTTTAGATGCTTTTTTTGTTGGCCCACGTGCGGCAATGATTACCCCTTGGAGCACCAATGCCGTTGAAATTACCCAAAATATGGGAATCTCAGATATTATCAGAATTGAAGAATTCGAGGCCGTAACAAAAGACTTTAAAGCTTTCGACCCCATGATTTCTGAGAAATACAATGGCTTAAATCAAAAATCATTTGCTGTTGATATTAAACCAGAGCCCATCTTAAACATTAAAGACATTGCGGCTTACAACCAACAAGAAGGCTTAGCTTTAAGCGATGAAGAAGTGGACTACCTAGAAGGTGTTGCCAAAAAAATAGGCAGACCATTAACCGATTCTGAAGTTTTTGGATTCTCGCAGGTAAATAGTGAGCATTGTCGTCATAAAATTTTTAACGGCACCTTTATAATTGATGGTGAAGAAAAACCTAGCTCACTTTTCAAACTCATAAAAGAAACCTCAAAACAACATCCAAACACTATTGTTTCGGCATATAAAGACAATGTTGCTTTTGTAAAAGGCCCTAAAGTGGAACAATTTGCACCAAAACGCGCCGATGTTCCAGAGTATTACACCACAAAAGATTTTGATTCGGTGATTTCGCTTAAAGCGGAAACACATAATTTCCCAACAACCGTAGAGCCTTTTAACGGTGCTGCCACAGGTTCTGGTGGAGAAATTAGAGACCGACTCGCTGGCGGAAAAGGCTCCTTACCCCTAGCGGGAACGGCGGTTTACATGACCTCGTATTCGCGCTTAGAAGCCAACAGACCTTGGGAAAAAGCATTCCCAGAACGCCAATGGTTATACCAAACCCCTATCGATATTTTAATAAAAGCATCAAACGGCGCATCAGACTTCGGAAACAAATTCGGCCAACCCCTCATTTGTGGGTCTGTATTAACGTTTGAGCATGATGAAAATTCGGATGGTACTAAAAACCCTTCAGAAGGCACTAAACGAAAATTAGGTTACGATAAAGTGATCATGCAAGCCGGTGGTATTGGTTACGGTAAAATCGAGCAGGCCTTAAAAGACACGCCTCAAAAAGGAGATAAAATAGTCATTCTTGGTGGCGAAAATTACCGCATTGGTATGGGCGGTGCTGCAGTATCATCAGCCGATACTGGTGAGTTTGAATCTGGCATCGAACTCAATGCCGTACAACGTTCTAACCCAGAAATGCAAAAACGTGCCGCAAATGCTGTTCGTGGCATGGTAGAGAGTGATGAGAATTTTATTGTTTCTATTCACGATCATGGTGCCGGTGGACATTTAAATTGTTTGTCGGAGCTGGTTGAAGATACTGGCGGCCTTATCGATTTAGATAAACTACCCGTTGGAGACCCCACCTTGTCTGATAAAGAAATTATTGGCAACGAATCTCAAGAACGTATGGGATTAGTGATCGCCGAAAAACATATAGATACCCTAAAGAAAATTGCAGATCGTGAGCGCTCACCAATGTACACAGTTGGCGATGTCACTAACGACCATAGATTTACCTTCCAATCTAAAACCAAAGGCAACAAACCTATGGATTTAGCCATGGACGATTTGTTTGGAAGTTCGCCAAAAACGGTAATGACCGACCAAACCATCAAAAGACATTACAAAGATGTTACTTACAATTCTGATAATTTTTACGACTATCTAGACCAAGTTTTACAACTAGAAGCTGTTGCTTGTAAAGATTGGCTAACCAATAAAGTAGACCGTTGTGTGGGCGGAAAAGTGGCCAAACAACAATGCGCTGGGTCCTTGCAAATACCGCTTAATAATGTTGGTGTCATGGCCTTAGACTATAAAGGAAAAGAAGGGATTGCAACTTCTATTGGGCACTCGCCTATTTCTGGTTTAATAAACCCGATTGCCGGGAGTAGAAATTCGATTGCCGAGGCGCTAACTAACATAATTTGGGCACCACTAAAAGACGGTTTGCAATCGGTATCCCTATCGGCAAACTGGATGTGGCCTTGTAAAAACGAAGGCGAAGATGCCCGTTTATACGAAGCGGTTAAAGCGATTTCAGAATTCGCCATCGATTTAGGTATCAATGTGCCTACAGGAAAAGATTCCTTATCGATGAAGCAAAAATATCCTAACGAGGAAGTGATTTCGCCAGGCACCGTTATTATCTCGGCGGCAGCACATTGTAACGATATTACTCAAGTTATCGAACCTGTTTTTCAGAAAAACGCCGGGTCTATTTATTACATCAACCTATCGCAAGACGAATTTAAATTAGGTGGCAGCTCCTTTGCTCAAATTCTTAATAAAATAGGAAATGAAACGCCTAATGTTAAAGATGCAGCCTATGTTAAACATGTATTTAACACCATACAGGAATTAATTAAAGACGAACACATTGTTGCTGGGCACGATGTGGCTTCAGGCGGATTAATAACCACCTTACTCGAAATGTGTTTTGCTGATAATAATCTGGGTGCAGAATTAGACCTAACAGCATTAAACGAAAAGGATTCGTTTAAAATCTTATTTGCTGAAAATTCTGGTATTGTGTTTCAGGCGAAAGATGCTTCCGTAGAAACCCTTTTATCTGAAGCAAAAATTGATTTCTTCAACATAGGAAAAGTTACAGAATCTGATGTGTTAAGCATTATTAACCAAGCCGAAGTATTTACTATGACGGTTTCCCGTTTGCGCGATGTTTGGTATAAAACCTCTTTCCTACTCGACCAAAAGCAAACAGCCAATAATTTAGCTGAAGCTAGATTTAACAATTACAAAAAGCAACCGTTAGAATATGTTTTCCCTAAGCATTTTACTGGGAAACTTGCAGACGTCATGGCGAGTACAACGAAGCCATCTGTTCCCAATGAACAGATTGCCAAGACGCCAGCGTCTCGCAACGACGTAAAACGACCAAAAGCAGCCATACTTCGTGAAAAAGGATCGAACTCTGAGCGCGAAATGGCAAACGCCATGTATTTAGCTGGTTTTGATGTGAAAGATGTACACATGACCGATTTAATTTCTGGTCGTGAAACTCTAGAAGACATTCAGTTTATTGGTGCTGTGGGTGGTTTTTCTAACTCCGATGTTCTAGGCTCTGCCAAAGGTTGGGCAGGTGCTTTTAAATACAACGAAAAAGCCAATACCGCCTTAAAAAACTTCTTTGCACGCGAAGACACTTTATCGGTTGGGATATGTAATGGCGCACAACTTTGGATGGAATTAGATTTGGTAAATCCAGAACACGACACACACGGAAAACTAACCTATAACGATTCTAAAAAACACGAGAGTGCGTTTACATCGGTTAAAATTCAGGAGAATCATTCTGTGATGCTTTCTAGTTTAGCCGGGAGCACGTTGGGCGTTTGGATTTCTCATGGTGAAGGGAAATTTAATTTGCCATACAGCGAAGATAAATACCATATTGTTGCCAAATACGGTTATGAAAGCTACCCATCTAACCCAAATGGCTCAGACTTTAATACCGCTATGATGTGCGATAAAACAGGACGCCATTTAGTAACCATGCCACATATTGAGCGCTCTACGTTTCAATGGAATTGGGCGCACTACCCACAAGGTAGAAAAGACGAGGTATCCCCTTGGCTAGAAGCATTTGTAAACGCCAGAACATGGATTGAAAACAAGTAA
- a CDS encoding sigma-54 interaction domain-containing protein → MESVQAIKQRFGIIGNTIALNRAIEKAIQVAPTDISVLVTGESGVGKENIPKIIHQLSHRKHNKYIAVNCGAIPEGTIDSELFGHEKGAFTGATQTRAGYFEVADGGTIFLDEVGELPLTTQVRLLRVLENGEFIKVGSSKVQKTNIRIVAATNVNMLQAIEKGKFREDLYYRLSTVEIHLPPLRERQEDIHLLFRKFASDFALKYKMPTVKLTDDAVKVLLKHRWNGNIRQLRNVAEQISVLERQRTISADTLKGYLPTSGTNLPAVIKTSKAESDFTSEREILYKVLFDMKGDLNDLKKLTMELMKKGNIKDVEKDHGGLIQKIYGDSEAAEADYQEALEDFEATNANTDLISIPSHPNTDTENQDSSDKYYFAEEIEEEETLSLQDKELELIKKSLERHQGKRKLAAAELGISERTLYRKIKQYNL, encoded by the coding sequence ATGGAATCTGTTCAAGCAATAAAACAACGTTTTGGTATTATCGGTAATACAATCGCCCTAAATCGCGCTATTGAAAAAGCCATTCAAGTCGCGCCGACCGACATTTCGGTATTGGTTACTGGAGAATCTGGTGTTGGTAAAGAAAATATTCCAAAAATAATTCACCAACTTTCACATAGAAAACACAACAAATATATTGCTGTAAACTGCGGTGCCATTCCAGAAGGTACTATTGACAGTGAACTTTTCGGGCACGAAAAAGGTGCTTTTACAGGAGCCACGCAAACCCGTGCGGGTTATTTCGAAGTTGCCGATGGCGGTACTATTTTTCTAGACGAAGTTGGAGAATTACCACTAACCACACAAGTGCGTTTACTTCGAGTTTTAGAAAACGGCGAGTTTATTAAAGTCGGCTCCAGCAAAGTGCAAAAAACAAACATTCGCATTGTAGCAGCAACCAACGTAAATATGCTCCAAGCGATCGAAAAAGGAAAATTTCGCGAAGACCTCTACTACAGACTAAGCACGGTAGAGATACACCTACCGCCTTTGCGCGAGCGACAGGAAGATATTCATCTTTTATTTAGAAAATTTGCAAGCGATTTTGCCTTAAAATACAAAATGCCAACAGTAAAATTAACAGACGATGCTGTAAAGGTTTTATTAAAACACCGTTGGAACGGAAACATTAGGCAGTTGCGAAATGTTGCCGAACAGATTTCGGTCTTAGAGCGCCAAAGAACTATTTCTGCAGATACCCTTAAGGGGTATTTACCAACATCAGGTACAAATTTACCGGCTGTTATAAAAACCTCAAAAGCTGAAAGTGATTTTACTAGCGAGCGTGAGATTTTATACAAAGTGCTTTTCGATATGAAAGGCGACTTAAACGATTTGAAAAAACTCACTATGGAACTCATGAAAAAAGGGAACATTAAAGATGTCGAGAAAGATCATGGCGGTTTAATTCAAAAAATTTATGGCGACAGTGAAGCCGCAGAAGCCGATTACCAAGAAGCTCTTGAAGATTTTGAAGCGACCAATGCCAATACCGATCTTATTTCGATACCGAGTCACCCGAATACCGATACCGAAAATCAAGATTCCTCAGATAAATACTATTTTGCTGAAGAAATTGAAGAAGAAGAAACCTTATCTCTTCAAGACAAAGAATTAGAATTAATTAAAAAATCTCTAGAACGCCACCAAGGGAAACGCAAATTAGCAGCAGCAGAATTAGGCATAAGTGAACGAACACTTTATAGAAAAATTAAACAATATAATCTGTAA
- the lptE gene encoding LPS assembly lipoprotein LptE, which yields MTYLKYLFLFLVSASLTGCKFYGFTQPSSIKAETFQVNRIENNAPLVEPGLEVEFQNALQDLILDQTNYKLTNANADLVYDGEISTYRISPTTATASNTAAQNKLTIGVKIRFYNKNNEDDNLEQSFSFFYDYPGSAQLVGSQKATAHEEIIERLTQDIVNATLAKW from the coding sequence ATGACATATCTTAAATACCTTTTTTTATTTTTAGTAAGTGCATCCCTAACAGGTTGCAAATTCTATGGCTTTACGCAGCCAAGCTCTATTAAAGCTGAAACCTTTCAGGTAAATCGCATAGAAAATAACGCCCCTTTAGTAGAACCTGGCTTAGAGGTCGAGTTTCAGAACGCTTTACAGGATTTAATTCTCGACCAAACCAATTACAAGCTTACAAACGCTAATGCCGATTTAGTTTACGATGGCGAAATTTCTACCTATAGAATTTCTCCAACAACTGCAACCGCATCGAATACCGCAGCACAAAACAAATTAACTATTGGTGTTAAAATTCGTTTTTACAATAAAAATAACGAAGATGATAATTTAGAGCAAAGTTTTTCGTTTTTTTACGATTATCCAGGAAGCGCACAACTTGTTGGCTCTCAAAAGGCCACCGCACATGAAGAAATTATTGAGCGACTCACCCAAGATATTGTTAATGCTACGCTAGCAAAATGGTAA
- the secG gene encoding preprotein translocase subunit SecG yields the protein MSTFTIFLALIVVVAFLLIVVIMVQNPKGGGLSSSFGGGGTQQLGGVKKTTDFLDKSTWTLATLLLVLILVSNVAINRGGESLDSKALDPNATTTQPLPQAAPLPAATNNDTTPANDSL from the coding sequence ATGAGTACGTTTACAATATTTTTAGCATTAATCGTAGTCGTAGCATTTTTACTAATAGTAGTAATTATGGTACAAAACCCAAAAGGTGGTGGTTTATCATCTTCGTTTGGCGGTGGAGGCACACAACAATTAGGTGGCGTGAAAAAGACCACCGATTTTTTAGACAAAAGCACATGGACCTTAGCAACACTTTTATTAGTTTTAATATTAGTATCTAACGTTGCTATTAACAGAGGTGGTGAGAGTCTAGATTCGAAAGCCCTAGACCCAAACGCAACCACTACTCAGCCTTTACCTCAAGCAGCACCGCTACCAGCAGCTACAAACAATGACACAACACCAGCAAATGATTCTTTATAA